In one Flavobacteriales bacterium genomic region, the following are encoded:
- a CDS encoding ABC transporter ATP-binding protein — translation MQLVINGLSKTYGNGVKALDNVSLTIPTGMFGLLGPNGAGKSTLMRILATLQEADAGTAMLGDLDVLKRKDEVRKVLGYLPQEFGVYPRVSAADMLDHIALLKGITHNGERKALVEALLQKVNLWEQRKRKIAGFSGGMKQRFGIAQALIGEPKLIIVDEPTAGLDPGERNRFYNLLTEIGENVVVILSTHIVQDVQELCSRMAIINKGRLLYSGAPADALKELNGRVWEKAIAKSELEDHDRRHLLISNKLVAGRPIIHVLSDTRPEEGFAPAEPNLEDVFFSAIRTADLQPAA, via the coding sequence ATGCAACTCGTCATCAACGGCCTCAGCAAGACCTACGGCAACGGTGTGAAAGCGCTGGACAACGTGAGCCTCACCATCCCCACCGGCATGTTCGGCCTGCTGGGGCCCAACGGCGCAGGCAAGAGCACCCTGATGCGTATCCTGGCCACCCTGCAGGAGGCCGATGCCGGTACCGCGATGCTCGGTGACCTTGACGTGCTGAAGCGAAAGGACGAGGTGCGCAAGGTGCTCGGCTACCTGCCCCAGGAGTTCGGGGTCTACCCCCGGGTGAGCGCCGCCGACATGCTGGACCACATCGCCCTGCTGAAGGGCATCACGCACAACGGCGAGCGCAAGGCCCTGGTGGAGGCACTGCTCCAGAAGGTGAACCTGTGGGAGCAGCGCAAGCGGAAGATCGCGGGCTTCAGCGGTGGCATGAAGCAGCGCTTCGGCATCGCCCAGGCGCTCATCGGCGAACCGAAGCTCATCATCGTGGACGAGCCCACCGCCGGCCTCGATCCCGGTGAGCGCAACCGCTTCTACAACCTGCTCACCGAGATTGGCGAGAACGTGGTGGTGATCCTCAGCACCCACATCGTGCAGGATGTGCAGGAGCTGTGCTCGCGCATGGCCATCATCAACAAGGGCCGGTTGCTGTACTCCGGTGCCCCCGCCGATGCCCTGAAGGAACTGAACGGACGGGTGTGGGAGAAGGCCATCGCCAAGAGCGAGTTGGAGGACCACGACCGCCGGCACCTGCTGATCAGCAACAAGCTCGTGGCCGGGCGCCCCATCATCCACGTGCTCAGCGATACGCGTCCGGAGGAAGGCTTCGCCCCGGCTGAGCCCAACCTGGAGGACGTCTTTTTCAGCGCCATCCGCACCGCAGACCTTCAACCCGCTGCCTGA